Genomic window (Culex pipiens pallens isolate TS chromosome 3, TS_CPP_V2, whole genome shotgun sequence):
aaactaatccgagtaaTGTTATCATGATATGACAccaaaaatatcataattttagTAAGATATTTGTCACTTGTTTgagatttttgatttgaaaaatttctaagtaaaaagaaaaatattttcaaaataaaaattaaaagtaaaaaaaaaaatattttcactagTTCGTCCATCCCATTTTTTGGgacagaattcccgggaatttggcGAACCGAGAATTCCCGTATCCTGGGTCATTCTCCAGctttttcactagtaaaagtatttctatgcagcaaaacactgcatccaaattgcctgttcttTAATTGTGGGATGATATTGTGCCTCCTACAATTGTGGAACATcagaatttaactgatattttcacaaaaaaggaaTCAGACCAAGTATTAAACATCACTAAGGTTCATTGTTTTCagtattttgttacaaatatgtaaTCCTGGAGTGATccgaagtttgtttacatccgtaaaaaaattaattgtttgGATTTGAAgcgtcaatgtttttctttcaaaaatttatacacccaaccggcggtcgcatgattgtgatacatggcggcatgaaagtatttcagaatctgcatgaaaactgtcctcatgcattttttgcgatataggggtatgacatttttgcccgttaccgacaattatcgacattaccgacggctgattgattgtattggagaaaaaaatatgaacagaacgaggattgaaccatcaacttctttgTTATTGGTCCGACACGCTACctccgcgccatggacgcttgataaaTTGGCAGggacagagcaccaacatagtcttctctctggagtgttgctctgggacgcgccagcattatatgtgttggtgagaactgcagatcgcagaaatgtttacacgcgggcaaaaatgatctacgggcttgctgcaaaaaatgttataaaatgtgacattttctgcagcaaatccactgttgcagattttgagatatatttttcctttgggtgtataatACGTAAAAAATACCATCGTTCAATACATTATtcaaaagattacaaaaaaagctTTCTCATAAAGGtataagcaaatcattatgttaaactatcgattttctatgatttgttgaacatctaCCGAGCTGTAAACCGtttcgaatatgtgggatgattgtacattgaaattttcaacagcTGTCCATGATCAGATTGTACTCTAGATTATCACCATTTGACGGTAATTAACTTATTCTGTGAtttcaagctttaaaaattaaacaaatttgttaaaaaaatcgatGACTATTTTAATCCAAACAATTTTTCACCgaatgatgattctgaaaaaaaaaacagtttccttGACTCGGGACAGTCCCCTCCAACAAGCATCAGGATGAATTTGCGTggtttatgaaagttttatgaaaataatgtttagacAAGCCGTTCCGAGCCAGCAGTTGTCAATAAAACAGTGAATAAGAGATGTCAGGCTgttttttggttatattttattaattcgCCCACATAAATcgaattcaaattgattttcaGTGTCCCAAAAGAGCCTCCGCTTTAACCCCTGGGGAACAGAAGATTGAGCAAATCTTCCATGGTTCTCGTCGCCAAAAAGCGGCTGGCCATCGGGAAGATGGCAGCGGATAGCAAATTAGACATTCCTTCCGGGAAGTTACGCAGCACCGATGGGACCACGTCCTGGATAACTTCGTTCATCAAGTCGGACAAATCTCCTCCGAGCAACATTCCTTGGATGTTTGTCTAGGACAAGGAGATAAAACGTAGGTTTGTTAATATTGGTTCGCCCCCCTATCAAACCGAAAAGTATTTCGCTACCTCCAACGAATCAATCATCATGCTGATCTGGAAATCCGTCAACTCGAGCATTCCCTGGCCGTTATCTCCAACGGTGGCAGCCCCCGTAATCAGGACCCCCTTTGGGCGGATAAAAAAGTTTCCGATGCCGAAAATCGGAATCAACCCGTACACGCGCCCGTTCATGTCGTAGAACCCGTTCATCGTCAGCTCGTCGTTGTAGCGGAACTCGAACGGAAATCGAAGCGTCGACAAATCAACCTGCAGACGGCCCTGGAAGGCATCCAGCCCATCGATGTGAATCGGAGTCATGCGGATGTCGAAGCTGGAAGAAATCTCACGATAACAGTAAGTTTTTAAAGCATTTCACCACACATACTCCAAAAGCCCTCCGAACGTGGCATTGAAGAAGATGTCCTCGCTGAAAAACGGCGCCAGCACAGGCATTCCCGTTTCCGGATTTCCCGTGCGCATCAGCTGGCGGATGTTTTCCAGTATTCTGCGAAGCGCAGCGTCCACGATGATACCTTGTCCGGAGACATCTTCAAACAAGATTTTTGTATGaataaaaattcttgaaatactcAAGCTTATTGATCAAATTACCGGTAACACTCATGGCCATCATGGCCATTACAATAAAGGTTGCGCACATGGACTTCATACTGGAAataccgaaaaaaataaaactgaaaacttgtaaaaatgtgcaaaaatacCTCTTTGCTTCGCACGCACCTGCGGTCGAATGATTAGACTCGGTCAAATTTCGAACAATAAATCTGCTGATTAAAACTGTATCAGGTAATTCTAACGATTTCGCGAACAAAGAGCCAATCTTGAAGGTATTGGGAtgtttgcatttaaatttgaagtttttgcgataaaatttaaaaattatgtatttcacatttttatcacaaaatattttgaaatttcttgttgaaaaaaaacagcTCACTTCGAGAAGGTTGATCTACATTAAAAATACCAATGTCAAATTTAAGTTCGATTGAGTCCTTATCTTTAGCTACCAATAGAACGGCTTCTGATTATGGCCTCAGCTCAGCCAAAACAAAAGATAGGCGATTATTTTAGCTCAATATTCACGATAATCGCAAACAAAGCTGGAACGAAATGTAGGTGAAATACTTCGTTCGTTACTACTAATGATCTTCAAAGTGACGATATTTGATTAAATGAGTCCAGACTTTCATATTTCTCGAACCAGtctaaagtttttcaaattttcctatCATCATCGTAATGCAGAAGCTTTTCTAAACACAGAAAGCTTACTTTCAAATTCAAACGCTTTTGATAAAAGCTTCCACAGAGCTTTTCTCCTCTATCCTTATTACAATTCTACCTCCCCCTCCATTGACCTACTTCCAATCCTCAAGGTGTATTGCTTGCTTTACCCCCAACCAGCAATGACGTCATTGACTTCCGTTTTTCCAGCCTCAGTTTCCCCCGGTTCCGTGTCATATTGGCACGTTGCCAACTTCCCTGCCCTCCCCCCACCTTAGGAACTGCTGCTTCGAATACCGATACAGCGAAGCGAAATTTCCCAGAGCTTTGATATCTGCTCTCTCGCACGCTCGCTCGCACACTCTCGGAAAATTTGATTCGCTCCCAATTAATCGCCCCTCTCGCAGTCGAACGGGGATTACTACACACACGGTCGTTGTGTGTTCGCGTTCGTGTCGGTGTGTGCGTGGGAACGCGGCAatccacaaacacacaacaacagcatcaaaaacaataaaatcatgcGCCAATTCCGCGCTCCCTGGTGCTCTGTTTGCTGCCGGACGAAAGCATCCTTGCTCTCCGAAGTTGACCACTCTCCAGGGCAGTTCTTTGGAAATCGGAATGATTTATagagtttgtttgtttaaaagaaAGGTCtaaactattgttttttttatatgtttaaaggactttaaaaaaattctatatTTGAGCAATATATGTTTTGTTCCGTTATGTTTAATTGTTAAGGcctatgcaaatattttaaaaaaaaaagttacttgattcattattcatattcatattcatacgggtagtcagatcttcataacgTAATTATAACTTTTgctagggttgccagatcttcaatcttttgaactcattggaaaggtcttttgattacctattatttatttgttaaaatcgttttttagcataacttttgaagtactttatattttttaatagcgactt
Coding sequences:
- the LOC120414022 gene encoding uncharacterized protein LOC120414022, with the translated sequence MKSMCATFIVMAMMAMSVTDVSGQGIIVDAALRRILENIRQLMRTGNPETGMPVLAPFFSEDIFFNATFGGLLDFDIRMTPIHIDGLDAFQGRLQVDLSTLRFPFEFRYNDELTMNGFYDMNGRVYGLIPIFGIGNFFIRPKGVLITGAATVGDNGQGMLELTDFQISMMIDSLETNIQGMLLGGDLSDLMNEVIQDVVPSVLRNFPEGMSNLLSAAIFPMASRFLATRTMEDLLNLLFPRG